The Tripterygium wilfordii isolate XIE 37 chromosome 5, ASM1340144v1, whole genome shotgun sequence genome window below encodes:
- the LOC119998665 gene encoding protein CROWDED NUCLEI 4-like isoform X2 translates to MTSPQPERGAMTPIYASGRPLSITPGSRVKTPLSDDAIWKRLKDAGFDEDSIKNRDKAALIAYIAKLEAEIFDLHHHMGLLILEKNVLTSKNGQIKTSVDAIEVIHRRDQAANVSALAEARKREESLKKALGIEKECIASIEKALHEMRAECAETKVLSDNKLAEARTMVEDAQKKFIEAEAKMHMTESLHAEANRYHRAAERKLQEVEAREDDLTRRITAFKADCDAKEKDMRLERQSLSDRQKVLQQEQERLLDGQALLSQREDYIFNKSRELSQLEKELEASKANIEEQRRALNEEKSNVELSVASVSKREEVVFEREVLLGKKEQDLLILQEKVASKESEEIKNTVADHESVLRTIKSKFEAELERKRKLVEDELMAKRRAWELREIDLNHREDLLLEREHDLVVQSKTLVEKERDVAEKLNHLQERERSLNDSQKDVELKNLLLEGEKEEIVKMKLNLQESLDSLEDKKKQVDSAKEKLEFKKSETDELSVLEMKLKEEVDVVRAQKFELVAEADRLRVEKAKFEVEWEVLDEKREEIRKEAERLADERQALSKFLKDERDSLRLEKNLMRNQHKNDLELLNREQEEFMNKMAQERSECFSKLQQEHAEFLLGVEMQKRELESCIEKRREEVESYLKEREKTLEQERANDLQYINSLKESASKELEHVAFELKRLEAERTEINLDRERRDQEWAELNKSIEELEIQRQKLKEQRESLHTERDEIRAEIERLKTLENLKVALDYDAVSKMQQANLESWKRLSAKRYLKQQSSLRDAKLDQHDMVLVSSNGDGLNSPAIGKPNGASTPGIAHLSWIRRCKEMIFKSSPEKSPPKHENGSPLSDNEEAHLTSAGKLDYSNAYVGKKYKGQHIFSEMQPIRYALGEPKVILEVPPECKVSKGTHDFESEIKEDASGTPTSSSTGRGLQAGRKRRVNNLASNDHIDPQPEQGQNNKKRRQQQDEAINPAGEAFLDRNTGEDQSVMESSNTAQGDAQELTDLVVDKIIKVSEATCEKKDIETIQETIHYLLNPTGESEHGGGTNVNKNSVDDRDSVSPSGHEVLATLQEVLQGYGGQEHSQPLEPDVVERNGLKVKDGNAESED, encoded by the exons ATGACGAGTCCTCAACCGGAGCGAGGCGCGATGACGCCGATCTATGCTTCTGGTAGACCCTTGTCCATAACGCCAGGGTCTAGGGTTAAGACTCCTCTCAGTGACGACGCGATCTGGAAGCGACTCAAGGACGCGGGCTTTGACGAAGACTCCATCAAAAACCGGGACAAGGCTGCTCTCATCGCCTACATCGCTAAACTTGAGGCCGAG ATCTTTGACCTGCATCACCACATGGGGCTTCTTATCTTGGAGAAAAATGTTTTGACGTCCAAGAATGGGCAAATTAAAACCTCTGTTGATGCAATTGAGGTCATACATAGGCGTGATCAGGCCGCCAATGTATCTGCTTTAGCTGAAGCTAGGAAACGAGAGGAGAGTTTGAAGAAAGCTCTAGGAATTGAGAAAGAATGTATTGCTAGT attgAGAAAGCCTTGCATGAGATGCGTGCAGAATGTGCTGAAACAAAGGTGTTATCTGACAATAAATTAGCTGAAGCCCGAACCATGGTAGAAGATGCTCAAAAGAAGTTCATTGAAGCTGAAGCAAAGATGCATATGACAGAGTCTTTGCATGCAGAAGCCAACCGGTATCATCGTGCTGCTGAAAGAAAATTGCAAGAGGTTGAAGCACGTGAAGATGATCTGACCAGGCGTATCACTGCTTTCAAAGCTGA TTGTGATGCAAAAGAGAAGGATATGAGGCTTGAGAGACAATCTTTAAGTGATAGACAGAAGGTTCtacaacaagaacaagaaagatTGCTTGATGGACAAGCGTTGCTGAGTCAGAGGGAGGATTATATTTTCAATAAATCTCGGGAACTCAGTCAGCTGGAGAAAGAGTTAGAGGCCTCAAAAGCAAATATTGAGGAGCAACGCCGAGCCCTAAATGAGGAGAAATCCAATGTGGAGCTCAGTGTGGCTTCCGTGTCAAAAAGAGAAGAG GTTGTTTTTGAGAGGGAAGTTTTACTGGGGAAGAAAGAGCAGGATCTACTTATTTTACAAGAAAAAGTTGCAAGCAAGGAATCT GAAGAAATCAAAAACACTGTAGCTGATCATGAATCTGTTTTGAGAACAATCAAGTCCAAATTTGAAGCTGAATTGGAGAGAAAGCGTAAATTGGTTGAAGATGAACTTATGGCCAAGAGAAGGGCTTGGGAGTTGAGGGAGATTGATCTAAACCACAGGGAAGACCTGCTTCTGGAaagagaacatgacttggtggTTCAGTCAAAGACATTAGTAGAAAAAGAGAGGGATGTTGCAGAAAAGTTAAATCATCtacaggagagagaaagaagtttGAATGATTCCCAGAAGGATGTTGAGCTAAAGAACTTGCTTTTAGAAGGTGAAAAAGAAGAGATTGTTAAAATGAAACTCAATCTTCAGGAGTCATTGGATTCTCTGGAAGACAAAAAGAAGCAAGTTGATTCTGCTAAGGAGAAACTGGAGTTCAAGAAGAGCGAAACAGATGAGCTGTCAGTTCTGGAGATGAAACTTAAAGAAGAAGTTGATGTTGTTAGGGCTCAGAAGTTCGAACTCGTTGCTGAGGCAGACAGATTAAGAGTAGAGAAGGCAAAGTTTGAAGTTGAGTGGGAGGTATTAGATGAAAAAAGGGAAGAGATAAGGAAGGAAGCAGAACGTCTGGCGGATGAGAGACAAGCGCTTTCTAAGTTTCTGAAGGATGAACGTGATAGCCTGAGACTAGAGAAGAATTTGATGCGAAATCAAcataaaaatgatttagagttgcTTAATCGTGAGCAAGAAGAATTCATGAATAAGATGGCACAGGAGCGTTCTGAATGTTTTAGCAAACTTCAGCAAGAACATGCCGAGTTCTTGTTGGGGGTTGAAATGCAAAAGAGGGAGCTGGAGAGTTGCATTGAGAAAAGGCGGGAAGAGGTTGAAAGTTACTTAAAGGAAAGGGAGAAAACCCTTGAGCAAGAGAGGGCAAATGACCTCCAGTATATTAActctcttaaggaaagtgcttCAAAAGAGTTGGAGCATGTTGCTTTTGAACTTAAAAGGCTTGAAGCTGAGAGAACAGAGATCAATTTGGATCGTGAGCGAAGGGATCAGGAATGGGCAGAGCTAAATAAATCGATAGAGGAACTTGAGATTCAGAGGCAGAAACTAAAGGAACAGAGGGAATCTTTGCATACAGAGAGAGATGAAATTCGTGCTGAGATAGAGCGCTTGAAGACATTAGAGAATTTGAAAGTTGCCTTAGATTACGATGCTGTTTCTAAAATGCAACAAGCAAATCTGGAGAGCTGGAAGAGACTTTCTGCAAAAAGATATTTGAAGCAGCAAAGTAGTTTGAGAGATGCGAAGTTGGATCAACATGATATGGTCCTTGTTAGTAGTAACGGTGATGGACTTAATTCTCCTGCTATAGGAAAGCCAAATGGCGCCTCTACCCCTGGCATTGCTCATTTATCTTGGATCAGGCGATGTAAAGAAATGATATTCAAAAGTTCTCCTGAGAAGTCCcccccaaagcatgaaaatggttCTCCTTTGTCTGACAACGAGGAAGCACACTTGACATCAGCTGGAAAATTGGATTATTCCAATGCATATGTTGGGAAAAAGTACAAGGGCCAACATATTTTCAGCGAGATGCAGCCGATTAGATATGCTCTTGGTGAGCCAAAAGTGATTCTTGAGGTGCCCCCTGAATGTAAAGTATCAAAAGGAACACACGATTTTGAATCTGAAATTAAGGAAGATGCTAGTGGGACCCCCACTAGCTCTTCTACTGGACGAGGTCTTCAGGCTGGAAGGAAGCGAAGAGTTAATAACTTGGCTTCCAATGATCACATTGACCCTCAGCCAGAGCAAGGGCAGAATAATAAGAAAAGAAGGCAACAGCAAGATGAGGCTATAAATCCAGCCGGAGAAGCTTTTCTCGACAG AAATACTGGAGAGGATCAGAGTGTAATGGAATCATCTAACACTGCTCAAGGAGATGCTCAAGAGTTGACTGATCTTGTTGTTGATAAAATCATTAAAGTCTCAGAAGCAACTTGTGAGAAGAAAGACATTGAAACCATTCAAGAAACAATTCATTACTTGCTGAATCCCACTGGAGAATCAGAACATGGTGGGGGAACAAATGTCAATAAAAATTCTGTAGATGATCGGGATAGTGTGTCACCCTCTGGTCATGAGGTGCTTGCAACGCTACAAGAAGTGCTTCAGGGATATGGAGGACAAGAGCACAGTCAG CCTTTAGAACCTGACGTGGTTGAAAGGAATGGCCTGAAGGTTAAGGATGGCAATGCAGAATCAGAAGATTAA
- the LOC119998665 gene encoding protein CROWDED NUCLEI 4-like isoform X1, whose protein sequence is MTSPQPERGAMTPIYASGRPLSITPGSRVKTPLSDDAIWKRLKDAGFDEDSIKNRDKAALIAYIAKLEAEIFDLHHHMGLLILEKNVLTSKNGQIKTSVDAIEVIHRRDQAANVSALAEARKREESLKKALGIEKECIASIEKALHEMRAECAETKVLSDNKLAEARTMVEDAQKKFIEAEAKMHMTESLHAEANRYHRAAERKLQEVEAREDDLTRRITAFKADCDAKEKDMRLERQSLSDRQKVLQQEQERLLDGQALLSQREDYIFNKSRELSQLEKELEASKANIEEQRRALNEEKSNVELSVASVSKREEVVFEREVLLGKKEQDLLILQEKVASKESEEIKNTVADHESVLRTIKSKFEAELERKRKLVEDELMAKRRAWELREIDLNHREDLLLEREHDLVVQSKTLVEKERDVAEKLNHLQERERSLNDSQKDVELKNLLLEGEKEEIVKMKLNLQESLDSLEDKKKQVDSAKEKLEFKKSETDELSVLEMKLKEEVDVVRAQKFELVAEADRLRVEKAKFEVEWEVLDEKREEIRKEAERLADERQALSKFLKDERDSLRLEKNLMRNQHKNDLELLNREQEEFMNKMAQERSECFSKLQQEHAEFLLGVEMQKRELESCIEKRREEVESYLKEREKTLEQERANDLQYINSLKESASKELEHVAFELKRLEAERTEINLDRERRDQEWAELNKSIEELEIQRQKLKEQRESLHTERDEIRAEIERLKTLENLKVALDYDAVSKMQQANLESWKRLSAKRYLKQQSSLRDAKLDQHDMVLVSSNGDGLNSPAIGKPNGASTPGIAHLSWIRRCKEMIFKSSPEKSPPKHENGSPLSDNEEAHLTSAGKLDYSNAYVGKKYKGQHIFSEMQPIRYALGEPKVILEVPPECKVSKGTHDFESEIKEDASGTPTSSSTGRGLQAGRKRRVNNLASNDHIDPQPEQGQNNKKRRQQQDEAINPAGEAFLDRRNTGEDQSVMESSNTAQGDAQELTDLVVDKIIKVSEATCEKKDIETIQETIHYLLNPTGESEHGGGTNVNKNSVDDRDSVSPSGHEVLATLQEVLQGYGGQEHSQPLEPDVVERNGLKVKDGNAESED, encoded by the exons ATGACGAGTCCTCAACCGGAGCGAGGCGCGATGACGCCGATCTATGCTTCTGGTAGACCCTTGTCCATAACGCCAGGGTCTAGGGTTAAGACTCCTCTCAGTGACGACGCGATCTGGAAGCGACTCAAGGACGCGGGCTTTGACGAAGACTCCATCAAAAACCGGGACAAGGCTGCTCTCATCGCCTACATCGCTAAACTTGAGGCCGAG ATCTTTGACCTGCATCACCACATGGGGCTTCTTATCTTGGAGAAAAATGTTTTGACGTCCAAGAATGGGCAAATTAAAACCTCTGTTGATGCAATTGAGGTCATACATAGGCGTGATCAGGCCGCCAATGTATCTGCTTTAGCTGAAGCTAGGAAACGAGAGGAGAGTTTGAAGAAAGCTCTAGGAATTGAGAAAGAATGTATTGCTAGT attgAGAAAGCCTTGCATGAGATGCGTGCAGAATGTGCTGAAACAAAGGTGTTATCTGACAATAAATTAGCTGAAGCCCGAACCATGGTAGAAGATGCTCAAAAGAAGTTCATTGAAGCTGAAGCAAAGATGCATATGACAGAGTCTTTGCATGCAGAAGCCAACCGGTATCATCGTGCTGCTGAAAGAAAATTGCAAGAGGTTGAAGCACGTGAAGATGATCTGACCAGGCGTATCACTGCTTTCAAAGCTGA TTGTGATGCAAAAGAGAAGGATATGAGGCTTGAGAGACAATCTTTAAGTGATAGACAGAAGGTTCtacaacaagaacaagaaagatTGCTTGATGGACAAGCGTTGCTGAGTCAGAGGGAGGATTATATTTTCAATAAATCTCGGGAACTCAGTCAGCTGGAGAAAGAGTTAGAGGCCTCAAAAGCAAATATTGAGGAGCAACGCCGAGCCCTAAATGAGGAGAAATCCAATGTGGAGCTCAGTGTGGCTTCCGTGTCAAAAAGAGAAGAG GTTGTTTTTGAGAGGGAAGTTTTACTGGGGAAGAAAGAGCAGGATCTACTTATTTTACAAGAAAAAGTTGCAAGCAAGGAATCT GAAGAAATCAAAAACACTGTAGCTGATCATGAATCTGTTTTGAGAACAATCAAGTCCAAATTTGAAGCTGAATTGGAGAGAAAGCGTAAATTGGTTGAAGATGAACTTATGGCCAAGAGAAGGGCTTGGGAGTTGAGGGAGATTGATCTAAACCACAGGGAAGACCTGCTTCTGGAaagagaacatgacttggtggTTCAGTCAAAGACATTAGTAGAAAAAGAGAGGGATGTTGCAGAAAAGTTAAATCATCtacaggagagagaaagaagtttGAATGATTCCCAGAAGGATGTTGAGCTAAAGAACTTGCTTTTAGAAGGTGAAAAAGAAGAGATTGTTAAAATGAAACTCAATCTTCAGGAGTCATTGGATTCTCTGGAAGACAAAAAGAAGCAAGTTGATTCTGCTAAGGAGAAACTGGAGTTCAAGAAGAGCGAAACAGATGAGCTGTCAGTTCTGGAGATGAAACTTAAAGAAGAAGTTGATGTTGTTAGGGCTCAGAAGTTCGAACTCGTTGCTGAGGCAGACAGATTAAGAGTAGAGAAGGCAAAGTTTGAAGTTGAGTGGGAGGTATTAGATGAAAAAAGGGAAGAGATAAGGAAGGAAGCAGAACGTCTGGCGGATGAGAGACAAGCGCTTTCTAAGTTTCTGAAGGATGAACGTGATAGCCTGAGACTAGAGAAGAATTTGATGCGAAATCAAcataaaaatgatttagagttgcTTAATCGTGAGCAAGAAGAATTCATGAATAAGATGGCACAGGAGCGTTCTGAATGTTTTAGCAAACTTCAGCAAGAACATGCCGAGTTCTTGTTGGGGGTTGAAATGCAAAAGAGGGAGCTGGAGAGTTGCATTGAGAAAAGGCGGGAAGAGGTTGAAAGTTACTTAAAGGAAAGGGAGAAAACCCTTGAGCAAGAGAGGGCAAATGACCTCCAGTATATTAActctcttaaggaaagtgcttCAAAAGAGTTGGAGCATGTTGCTTTTGAACTTAAAAGGCTTGAAGCTGAGAGAACAGAGATCAATTTGGATCGTGAGCGAAGGGATCAGGAATGGGCAGAGCTAAATAAATCGATAGAGGAACTTGAGATTCAGAGGCAGAAACTAAAGGAACAGAGGGAATCTTTGCATACAGAGAGAGATGAAATTCGTGCTGAGATAGAGCGCTTGAAGACATTAGAGAATTTGAAAGTTGCCTTAGATTACGATGCTGTTTCTAAAATGCAACAAGCAAATCTGGAGAGCTGGAAGAGACTTTCTGCAAAAAGATATTTGAAGCAGCAAAGTAGTTTGAGAGATGCGAAGTTGGATCAACATGATATGGTCCTTGTTAGTAGTAACGGTGATGGACTTAATTCTCCTGCTATAGGAAAGCCAAATGGCGCCTCTACCCCTGGCATTGCTCATTTATCTTGGATCAGGCGATGTAAAGAAATGATATTCAAAAGTTCTCCTGAGAAGTCCcccccaaagcatgaaaatggttCTCCTTTGTCTGACAACGAGGAAGCACACTTGACATCAGCTGGAAAATTGGATTATTCCAATGCATATGTTGGGAAAAAGTACAAGGGCCAACATATTTTCAGCGAGATGCAGCCGATTAGATATGCTCTTGGTGAGCCAAAAGTGATTCTTGAGGTGCCCCCTGAATGTAAAGTATCAAAAGGAACACACGATTTTGAATCTGAAATTAAGGAAGATGCTAGTGGGACCCCCACTAGCTCTTCTACTGGACGAGGTCTTCAGGCTGGAAGGAAGCGAAGAGTTAATAACTTGGCTTCCAATGATCACATTGACCCTCAGCCAGAGCAAGGGCAGAATAATAAGAAAAGAAGGCAACAGCAAGATGAGGCTATAAATCCAGCCGGAGAAGCTTTTCTCGACAG AAGAAATACTGGAGAGGATCAGAGTGTAATGGAATCATCTAACACTGCTCAAGGAGATGCTCAAGAGTTGACTGATCTTGTTGTTGATAAAATCATTAAAGTCTCAGAAGCAACTTGTGAGAAGAAAGACATTGAAACCATTCAAGAAACAATTCATTACTTGCTGAATCCCACTGGAGAATCAGAACATGGTGGGGGAACAAATGTCAATAAAAATTCTGTAGATGATCGGGATAGTGTGTCACCCTCTGGTCATGAGGTGCTTGCAACGCTACAAGAAGTGCTTCAGGGATATGGAGGACAAGAGCACAGTCAG CCTTTAGAACCTGACGTGGTTGAAAGGAATGGCCTGAAGGTTAAGGATGGCAATGCAGAATCAGAAGATTAA